A genomic stretch from Lysobacter soyae includes:
- a CDS encoding helix-turn-helix transcriptional regulator, with product MTTTPFTNAIRKLRFEHNEMTQQALADACGVTRQTINALEAGRYGPSLELAFRIARALDAELTDVFQWQD from the coding sequence ATGACCACGACGCCTTTTACCAACGCCATTCGCAAACTGCGCTTCGAGCACAACGAAATGACGCAGCAAGCCTTGGCCGATGCCTGTGGCGTCACGCGCCAAACCATCAATGCTTTGGAGGCAGGTCGTTACGGTCCTTCGCTTGAGTTGGCGTTTCGGATCGCACGTGCGTTGGACGCCGAACTGACTGATGTTTTCCAGTGGCAGGATTGA
- a CDS encoding DUF2939 domain-containing protein, protein MKKGIVAGGVVLAMLLVGAWLYASPYLALRGLKQSIEAENPQAMYDYVDFPAFKTGLKREMLKDMKVEADNPFADFGNKMVEGLVEMFVNPETIIKIFAKRADGKAEKAPSAGIAPEFDLEKDKLTMGYAGLNTFELVMPSGKGGGSWTFIMHRMGLGWKIDDVRIVPGTKPVAKEDAVASDGGVLSSLANDQAADSAQAAADAAVAAADAAAAGSGESEAFAAAKAAEADAAEVEASLSPNANVAVQPSFNCARASSAAEHMICADSRLAQLDLALASAYRAALVASDDPSGLKAEQNSWRTTSRDVCNDADCVQAAYESRIAELQAL, encoded by the coding sequence ATGAAGAAGGGAATCGTTGCCGGTGGCGTCGTTTTGGCGATGCTGTTGGTGGGTGCATGGCTGTATGCCTCGCCGTATCTGGCCCTGCGCGGGTTGAAGCAATCCATCGAAGCGGAGAATCCGCAGGCGATGTATGACTACGTGGATTTTCCGGCGTTCAAAACCGGATTGAAGCGCGAAATGCTGAAGGACATGAAGGTCGAGGCCGACAATCCTTTCGCGGACTTCGGCAACAAGATGGTGGAGGGATTGGTTGAGATGTTCGTCAACCCCGAGACGATCATCAAAATCTTCGCCAAGCGCGCGGACGGGAAGGCCGAGAAGGCGCCGTCGGCGGGAATTGCGCCGGAATTCGATCTCGAGAAAGACAAATTGACCATGGGTTACGCCGGCTTGAATACGTTCGAGCTGGTGATGCCGTCCGGAAAAGGCGGTGGCAGCTGGACCTTCATCATGCATCGCATGGGTTTGGGCTGGAAAATCGATGACGTGCGCATCGTGCCGGGTACAAAGCCTGTCGCGAAGGAAGATGCCGTGGCCTCAGACGGCGGTGTTCTCTCCAGCCTTGCAAATGATCAAGCGGCGGATTCCGCGCAAGCCGCTGCGGATGCAGCCGTCGCCGCCGCAGATGCCGCCGCCGCAGGTTCGGGCGAATCAGAAGCCTTCGCAGCGGCGAAGGCCGCCGAAGCGGATGCCGCCGAGGTTGAAGCCTCGCTCTCGCCCAATGCGAATGTTGCCGTGCAGCCGAGCTTTAATTGCGCACGCGCTTCATCGGCTGCCGAACACATGATTTGCGCAGACAGCCGACTGGCGCAGTTGGATCTGGCATTGGCCAGTGCGTATCGCGCGGCACTCGTGGCATCCGACGATCCGTCCGGTCTGAAAGCAGAACAAAATAGCTGGCGAACCACGTCGCGGGACGTTTGCAACGATGCCGATTGCGTTCAAGCAGCCTACGAGTCGCGAATCGCTGAACTTCAAGCCCTGTAA
- the glmS gene encoding glutamine--fructose-6-phosphate transaminase (isomerizing) produces MCGIVGAIANRDVVPVLVEGLMRLEYRGYDSAGIAVVEKDDVRRVRRTGRVSEMESAAKAEGFSATLGIGHTRWATHGGVTENNAHPHISHGVALVHNGIIENHEAQRERLSALGYTFESQTDTEVIAHLIHHHMKAGADLLQALQKTVGELHGAYALAVISKDDPNRMVAARMGCPLLVGLGDGENFVASDVSAIVSSTRSVMFLEDGDTADLSREGVRLFNAEGAPIEREVKQSGVSLASLELGPYRHFMQKEIHEQPRALSDTVEGIVDANAFEVSLFGENAETVLRDIEAVQILACGTSYYAGLTARYWIESMVGIPCAVDIASEYRYRDVVANPKQLIVTISQSGETLDTMEALKYAKSLGQDRTLSICNVPESAIPRSSKLVFYTRAGAEIGVASTKAFTTQLVALFALSCVLAKMRGKLGAEKEAECIEALRQLPGSVQHALNLEPQIINWSERFAPKQHALFLGRGMHYPIALEGALKLKEISYIHAEAYPAGELKHGPLALVDSDMPVVVIAPNDSLLEKVKSNIQEVRARGGEMFVFTDADSQFTESEGVHIIRTPRHVGILSPIVHTIPVQMLAYHAALAKGTDVDKPRNLAKSVTVE; encoded by the coding sequence ATGTGTGGAATCGTCGGCGCAATCGCCAACAGGGACGTCGTACCGGTGTTGGTCGAGGGCCTGATGCGCTTGGAATACCGCGGCTATGATTCCGCCGGCATTGCGGTGGTCGAGAAAGACGATGTGCGTCGCGTGCGCCGCACCGGACGCGTCAGCGAAATGGAGAGCGCCGCCAAAGCCGAAGGCTTCAGCGCCACGCTCGGGATCGGCCATACCCGTTGGGCCACGCATGGCGGTGTGACCGAAAACAACGCCCACCCGCACATCTCGCATGGCGTGGCACTGGTGCACAACGGCATCATTGAAAACCACGAAGCGCAACGCGAGCGCCTGTCCGCGCTTGGCTACACCTTCGAATCGCAAACCGATACCGAAGTCATCGCGCACCTGATCCACCACCACATGAAAGCCGGTGCGGATCTGTTGCAAGCATTGCAAAAGACCGTGGGCGAATTGCACGGCGCCTATGCGCTTGCCGTGATCAGTAAGGACGATCCGAACCGGATGGTCGCCGCCCGCATGGGCTGCCCGTTGTTGGTGGGGCTTGGCGACGGTGAGAATTTCGTCGCCTCGGATGTGTCGGCGATCGTGTCATCGACGCGCAGCGTGATGTTTCTCGAAGACGGTGACACCGCGGATCTCAGCCGTGAAGGCGTGCGTTTGTTCAACGCGGAAGGCGCACCGATCGAACGCGAGGTCAAACAATCCGGCGTCTCGTTGGCATCGCTCGAACTCGGCCCGTACCGCCACTTCATGCAGAAGGAAATCCACGAACAACCGCGCGCGCTGAGCGATACCGTGGAAGGCATCGTGGACGCGAATGCGTTCGAAGTGTCGCTGTTCGGCGAAAACGCGGAAACGGTCTTGCGTGATATTGAAGCCGTGCAAATTTTGGCCTGCGGCACCAGCTATTACGCCGGGCTCACCGCGCGTTATTGGATCGAGTCCATGGTCGGCATTCCCTGCGCCGTGGATATCGCCAGCGAATACCGCTATCGCGATGTCGTTGCCAATCCCAAGCAGCTCATCGTCACGATCTCGCAGTCGGGTGAAACGCTGGACACCATGGAAGCGCTGAAGTACGCGAAGTCCTTGGGTCAAGATCGCACATTGTCGATTTGCAACGTGCCCGAATCCGCCATCCCGCGTAGCAGCAAGCTGGTCTTCTACACGCGCGCAGGCGCGGAGATCGGCGTGGCATCCACCAAGGCATTCACGACGCAATTGGTCGCGTTGTTCGCCCTGTCTTGCGTGCTGGCGAAAATGCGCGGCAAGCTCGGCGCGGAGAAAGAAGCCGAATGCATCGAAGCGCTGCGCCAATTGCCGGGTAGCGTGCAACACGCATTGAATCTGGAACCGCAAATCATCAACTGGTCGGAACGCTTTGCGCCGAAGCAACACGCGTTGTTCCTCGGCCGTGGCATGCATTACCCGATTGCGCTCGAAGGCGCATTGAAGCTCAAAGAAATTTCATACATCCATGCCGAAGCCTATCCGGCAGGCGAGTTGAAGCACGGCCCGTTGGCCTTGGTCGATTCGGACATGCCGGTGGTGGTGATTGCGCCGAATGACAGCCTGCTCGAAAAAGTGAAGTCGAACATCCAAGAGGTGCGGGCGCGCGGCGGTGAGATGTTCGTGTTCACCGACGCCGACAGCCAATTCACCGAATCGGAAGGTGTGCACATTATTCGCACGCCGCGCCACGTCGGCATCCTGTCGCCGATCGTGCATACGATCCCGGTGCAAATGCTGGCTTACCACGCAGCACTGGCCAAGGGCACGGACGTCGATAAGCCGCGGAATCTGGCGAAGTCGGTGACGGTGGAATAA
- the glmU gene encoding bifunctional UDP-N-acetylglucosamine diphosphorylase/glucosamine-1-phosphate N-acetyltransferase GlmU: MASPLHVLILAAGEGKRMKSALPKVLQKVAGKPMLGHVIDAARALKPEALHVVYGHGGDQVRTAFESATDIHWSEQRERLGTGHAVQQAMPAIPDDARVLVLYGDVPLIRTETLQRLLDASGSLSVLVADLDNPTGYGRVVRDAAGKVEAVVEQKDADEEQLKIRTVNTGIVAADAGALREWLSTLSNQNAQGEYYLTDIFARAAEQFRPAEMVHVADPLETEGANDAWQLAQLERAYQLRAVRALCVAGARFADVHRVDVRGEVEVGADVEIDANVIFEGRVTLGDGVRIGPFTRLKDVALAAGTEVRAHCDLEGAVTHGPVQIGPFARLRPGTELAAGVHVGNFVEIKKSSFGAGSKANHLSYIGDAVVGAGVNIGAGTITCNYDGVNKSVTTIEDGAFIGSNSALVAPVTIGKDATIGAGSVITRNAPPSTLSVARGRQAAIEGWQRPAKKSS; encoded by the coding sequence ATGGCGTCACCGTTGCATGTTTTGATCCTTGCCGCAGGCGAGGGCAAGCGTATGAAATCCGCCCTTCCCAAGGTGCTGCAAAAGGTGGCGGGCAAACCTATGCTTGGTCATGTCATTGATGCGGCTCGCGCGCTCAAACCTGAAGCCCTGCATGTCGTGTACGGTCATGGCGGCGATCAGGTGCGCACCGCATTCGAATCCGCCACGGACATCCACTGGTCTGAACAACGCGAACGTTTGGGCACAGGGCATGCGGTACAGCAGGCGATGCCGGCAATTCCGGATGATGCACGCGTATTGGTCCTGTACGGTGATGTGCCGTTGATCAGAACGGAAACACTGCAACGCTTGCTCGATGCATCTGGCAGCTTGTCGGTATTGGTAGCCGACTTGGACAACCCGACCGGCTATGGCCGCGTGGTGCGTGATGCCGCCGGCAAAGTGGAAGCCGTCGTCGAGCAGAAAGATGCCGACGAAGAACAATTGAAAATCCGCACGGTGAACACCGGCATTGTGGCCGCCGATGCCGGCGCATTGCGCGAATGGTTGTCGACCTTGTCCAATCAGAATGCGCAAGGCGAGTACTACCTGACGGATATCTTCGCGCGCGCCGCCGAACAATTCCGACCGGCGGAAATGGTGCATGTGGCCGATCCGCTGGAAACCGAGGGCGCGAATGATGCGTGGCAATTGGCGCAGTTGGAGCGCGCCTACCAATTGCGCGCCGTGCGCGCATTGTGTGTGGCCGGCGCGCGTTTCGCCGATGTCCATCGCGTGGATGTGCGGGGCGAGGTCGAGGTCGGCGCCGATGTCGAGATCGATGCCAATGTCATTTTCGAAGGTCGGGTCACACTCGGTGACGGCGTGCGCATCGGGCCGTTCACCCGGCTCAAGGATGTTGCACTGGCGGCGGGGACCGAGGTGCGCGCGCACTGCGATCTCGAAGGCGCAGTCACGCACGGGCCTGTCCAGATCGGTCCGTTCGCGCGTTTGCGCCCCGGCACCGAATTGGCGGCAGGGGTGCATGTCGGCAATTTTGTGGAGATAAAAAAATCCAGCTTCGGCGCGGGCAGCAAGGCCAATCACCTGAGCTACATCGGCGATGCGGTGGTGGGCGCGGGCGTCAACATCGGCGCCGGCACCATCACCTGCAACTACGACGGCGTCAACAAGTCGGTGACCACGATCGAAGACGGTGCCTTCATCGGTTCGAACAGCGCCCTGGTGGCACCGGTCACGATCGGCAAAGACGCGACCATCGGTGCCGGATCAGTGATCACCCGCAATGCGCCCCCGTCCACCTTGAGCGTCGCCCGCGGACGCCAAGCTGCGATCGAAGGCTGGCAGCGACCGGCGAAAAAGTCGTCCTGA
- the cfa gene encoding cyclopropane fatty acyl phospholipid synthase encodes MKGSLARETVTNWLAHADIEINGSAACDMQVHNDVVFDAVMRDGSLGLGESYVAGDWDCPRLDQFFDRVIRAGLERQIPTARAVAAKLLAHLRNPQSEHRAWDIGRTHYDLGNALFVEMLGPSMAYSCGYWRDAQDLDQAQTAKLERICLKLGLQPGMRFLDIGCGWGSLMRHAARHHGVSCVGLTVSEQQARLGEQLCAGLDVRFALEDYRGHQGQYDRIASVGMFEHVGHRNYDAFFSAARRCLRPDGLMLLHTIGSLARVEHLDPWIDKYIFPNGMLPAMGHIADATIDRFVVEDLENFGAYYDPTLMAWEENFSKAWPTFAHAYPPHFERMWRYYLLSCAGAFRARNLQLWQWVLSPTGVIGGYVRP; translated from the coding sequence ATGAAGGGATCCCTCGCCCGCGAGACAGTGACGAACTGGCTCGCCCATGCCGACATCGAGATCAACGGCAGCGCAGCGTGTGACATGCAGGTGCACAACGACGTGGTGTTCGATGCGGTGATGCGCGACGGCAGTTTGGGTCTCGGTGAAAGTTACGTGGCCGGCGATTGGGATTGCCCGCGCCTCGACCAGTTTTTCGACCGGGTGATACGTGCCGGCTTGGAAAGGCAGATCCCGACCGCACGCGCCGTCGCCGCGAAGTTGCTGGCGCATCTGCGCAATCCGCAATCCGAACACCGGGCATGGGACATCGGTCGCACGCATTACGACCTCGGCAATGCGCTGTTTGTCGAGATGCTGGGACCGAGCATGGCCTATAGCTGCGGGTACTGGCGCGATGCGCAAGATTTGGATCAGGCACAAACGGCGAAGTTGGAACGCATCTGCCTCAAACTCGGCTTGCAACCGGGCATGCGTTTTCTCGATATCGGTTGCGGTTGGGGCAGTTTGATGCGTCACGCCGCGCGGCATCATGGCGTCTCCTGCGTCGGGCTGACCGTCTCCGAACAACAAGCGCGTTTGGGTGAGCAACTGTGTGCCGGTCTCGATGTGCGCTTCGCGCTGGAAGATTACCGCGGGCACCAAGGGCAATACGATCGGATCGCCAGCGTTGGGATGTTCGAGCATGTGGGGCATCGCAACTACGACGCGTTTTTCAGTGCGGCGCGCCGGTGTTTGCGACCCGATGGTTTGATGCTGTTGCACACCATCGGAAGCCTCGCGCGCGTGGAGCATTTGGACCCGTGGATCGACAAATACATCTTTCCGAACGGCATGTTGCCGGCGATGGGGCATATCGCCGATGCGACGATAGATCGTTTCGTGGTGGAAGACCTCGAAAACTTCGGCGCCTACTACGACCCTACGCTGATGGCCTGGGAGGAGAATTTCAGCAAGGCGTGGCCGACATTCGCCCATGCCTACCCGCCGCATTTCGAACGCATGTGGCGCTATTACTTGCTGAGCTGCGCCGGCGCATTTCGCGCACGCAACTTGCAGCTTTGGCAGTGGGTGCTCTCGCCGACGGGCGTGATCGGCGGCTACGTTCGTCCCTGA
- a CDS encoding GtrA family protein, translating into MSLKRHVGGYTSVGLVQWLLEYSVMVALSAWLLPVAWANIIGRVLGASLGFWLNGRFTFKGDGRALSRIALLRFVLMFIGLTVLNTSLVAWVHAHTGLRTTWAVKPLIDALTGTLGFLLSRHWVYQEKRRL; encoded by the coding sequence ATGAGTTTAAAACGCCACGTTGGCGGATACACCTCGGTGGGACTCGTGCAGTGGCTGCTCGAATACAGCGTCATGGTGGCGCTGAGCGCTTGGCTGCTACCGGTGGCCTGGGCCAACATCATCGGCCGCGTCTTGGGCGCGAGTCTCGGTTTTTGGCTCAATGGCCGCTTTACGTTCAAGGGCGACGGGCGCGCACTCAGTCGAATCGCTTTGTTGCGATTCGTGCTGATGTTCATCGGACTGACGGTGTTGAATACCAGCCTGGTGGCTTGGGTGCATGCGCATACGGGATTGCGCACGACTTGGGCAGTGAAGCCTTTGATTGATGCGTTGACGGGGACTTTGGGGTTTTTGCTTTCGCGGCACTGGGTTTATCAGGAAAAAAGGCGCCTTTGA
- a CDS encoding F0F1 ATP synthase subunit epsilon has translation MASTIRCDIVSAEAEIYSGEATLVVATGEIGELGIAPKHAPLITRLKPGKVVVTTPDGEQLDFAISGGILEVQPEMVTVLADTAVRAQDIDEAAVRKAKEEAERVLAGRGEAMDVAEAQQRLAEVSAQLAALERLRKNLKH, from the coding sequence ATGGCAAGCACGATTCGTTGCGACATCGTCAGCGCGGAAGCCGAAATCTACAGCGGTGAGGCCACGCTTGTGGTCGCCACCGGTGAAATCGGCGAGCTCGGTATCGCACCGAAGCACGCCCCGCTGATCACCCGTTTGAAGCCGGGCAAAGTGGTCGTGACCACCCCCGACGGCGAACAACTCGATTTCGCCATCTCCGGCGGCATCTTGGAAGTGCAACCGGAAATGGTGACGGTCTTGGCCGACACCGCGGTGCGCGCACAAGATATCGACGAAGCTGCCGTGCGCAAGGCCAAGGAAGAAGCCGAACGCGTTTTGGCCGGTCGCGGTGAAGCGATGGACGTCGCCGAAGCGCAGCAGCGCTTGGCGGAAGTCTCGGCGCAGTTGGCTGCGTTGGAGCGGCTTCGTAAGAACTTGAAGCACTAA
- the atpD gene encoding F0F1 ATP synthase subunit beta — MNTANTQGKIVQIIGAVVDVEFPRESVPKVYDALKVQGTDITLEVQQQLGDGVVRTIALGSTDGLKRGLVADNTHRAISVPVGEATLGRIMDVLGNPIDEVGPINAADTWEIHRPAPSYEDQASTNDLLETGIKVIDLMCPFAKGGKVGLFGGAGVGKTVNMLELINNIATQHSGLSVFAGVGERTREGNDFYHEMQEAGVVKIDNLPESKVAMVYGQMNEPPGNRLRVALTGLTMAEYFRDQKDETGKGRDVLFFVDNIYRYTLAGTEVSALLGRMPSAVGYQPTLAEEMGVLQERITSTKTGSITSIQAVYVPADDLTDPSPATTFAHLDSTVTLSRQIASLGIYPAVDPLDSTSRQMDPNVIGTEHYDTARRVQGTLQKYKELKDIIAILGMDELSEEDKLAVSRARKIERFFSQPFHVAEVFTGSPGKYVSLKDTIRGFKMIVDGECDHLPEQAFYMVGGIDEAIEKAKSLSAA, encoded by the coding sequence ATGAACACCGCCAACACGCAAGGCAAGATCGTCCAGATCATCGGCGCCGTCGTCGACGTCGAATTCCCGCGCGAGAGCGTGCCGAAGGTTTACGACGCGCTGAAGGTGCAAGGCACCGACATCACGTTGGAAGTGCAGCAACAGCTGGGTGACGGCGTGGTGCGTACCATCGCACTGGGTTCCACCGACGGCCTCAAGCGTGGCCTCGTTGCCGACAACACCCACCGCGCGATCTCCGTGCCGGTCGGTGAAGCGACTCTCGGCCGCATCATGGACGTGCTCGGCAACCCGATCGACGAAGTCGGTCCGATCAACGCGGCAGACACTTGGGAAATCCACCGTCCGGCACCGTCGTACGAAGATCAAGCCAGCACCAACGACCTGTTGGAAACCGGCATCAAAGTGATCGACTTGATGTGCCCCTTCGCCAAGGGCGGCAAGGTCGGCCTGTTCGGCGGCGCCGGCGTGGGCAAGACCGTGAACATGCTCGAACTCATCAACAACATCGCCACCCAGCACTCGGGTCTGTCGGTGTTCGCCGGTGTGGGTGAGCGTACCCGTGAAGGCAACGACTTCTATCACGAAATGCAAGAAGCCGGCGTTGTCAAAATCGACAACCTGCCGGAGTCGAAAGTGGCGATGGTCTACGGTCAGATGAACGAGCCGCCGGGTAACCGTCTGCGCGTGGCATTGACCGGTCTGACCATGGCGGAATACTTCCGCGATCAAAAGGACGAAACCGGCAAGGGCCGTGACGTCTTGTTCTTCGTCGACAACATCTACCGCTACACCTTGGCCGGTACGGAAGTGTCGGCACTGCTGGGTCGTATGCCGTCGGCCGTGGGTTACCAGCCGACCCTCGCCGAAGAAATGGGCGTGCTGCAAGAACGCATCACCTCGACCAAGACCGGTTCGATCACCTCGATCCAAGCCGTCTACGTGCCCGCCGACGACTTGACCGACCCGTCGCCCGCAACCACCTTCGCCCACTTGGATTCGACCGTGACCCTGTCGCGTCAAATCGCATCGCTCGGTATCTACCCTGCAGTGGATCCGCTCGATTCGACCTCGCGCCAAATGGACCCGAACGTCATCGGCACCGAACATTACGACACCGCACGTCGCGTCCAAGGCACCTTGCAGAAGTACAAGGAACTGAAGGACATCATCGCGATTCTCGGTATGGACGAACTGTCGGAAGAAGACAAGTTGGCCGTGTCGCGCGCACGTAAGATCGAACGCTTCTTCTCGCAGCCGTTCCACGTGGCAGAAGTGTTCACCGGTTCGCCGGGCAAATACGTGTCGCTGAAGGACACCATCCGCGGCTTCAAGATGATCGTCGACGGCGAATGCGACCACTTGCCGGAACAAGCGTTCTACATGGTCGGTGGCATCGACGAAGCGATCGAAAAGGCCAAGAGCCTGTCGGCCGCCTGA